One window of Cohnella hashimotonis genomic DNA carries:
- a CDS encoding glycoside hydrolase family 172 protein translates to MNISFDLSAIFQASNAVTRSISAENPTGEKGKGAMAAPSPDGPASALGVGWKARPYITVKGGETVVLADIEGPGILTHIWMTIGSEKFYRDLVLRFYWDGEEEPSVEVPYGDFFCNGWGVPVNVLSEPVNVNPLGGFNSYWPMPFRRSARITVENTRLVDLDMFFYQFDYVLADVPVDSTYFHAQWRRQNPIPPGEEYTIVDGISGKGRFAGVYLAWGQHHNRWWGEGEVKFYIDGDTQFPTYCGTGLEDYFGGAWGFFTNDQKAYETYSAPYLGYHQLIRPDGFMSACMRHGLYRWHIRDPIFFGQDFKATVQPLGWQVNAEDKQKYLQLQDDVASTAYWYQSEPHAAFPPLLDREKRDVTVK, encoded by the coding sequence ATGAATATATCGTTCGATTTATCCGCGATATTTCAGGCTTCGAACGCCGTTACGCGCTCGATCTCCGCAGAAAATCCCACGGGAGAGAAGGGCAAAGGCGCGATGGCGGCGCCGAGTCCGGACGGACCTGCTTCGGCCCTGGGCGTCGGCTGGAAGGCGAGGCCTTACATTACGGTCAAAGGCGGAGAGACGGTCGTGCTGGCCGATATCGAAGGTCCGGGCATCTTGACGCACATTTGGATGACGATCGGCAGCGAGAAGTTCTACCGCGATCTCGTGCTTCGCTTCTACTGGGACGGCGAAGAGGAGCCGTCGGTCGAGGTGCCGTACGGGGATTTCTTCTGCAACGGCTGGGGCGTCCCGGTCAACGTGCTGTCCGAGCCGGTCAACGTGAATCCGCTTGGCGGCTTCAACAGCTACTGGCCGATGCCCTTCCGTCGTTCGGCTCGCATCACGGTCGAGAATACGCGCCTCGTCGATCTCGATATGTTTTTCTACCAGTTCGACTATGTGCTTGCGGACGTGCCTGTAGACAGCACCTATTTCCATGCGCAGTGGCGCAGACAAAATCCGATCCCGCCGGGAGAAGAATATACGATCGTGGACGGTATTTCCGGCAAAGGCAGGTTTGCAGGCGTCTATCTGGCTTGGGGACAGCACCACAACCGCTGGTGGGGAGAAGGCGAGGTCAAGTTTTATATCGACGGAGACACGCAGTTCCCCACTTATTGCGGCACGGGATTAGAGGATTATTTCGGCGGTGCCTGGGGGTTCTTCACGAACGACCAGAAGGCCTACGAGACTTACAGCGCGCCGTATCTCGGCTACCATCAGTTGATCAGGCCCGACGGATTCATGTCGGCCTGCATGCGGCACGGCCTTTACCGCTGGCATATTCGCGATCCGATATTTTTCGGGCAGGACTTTAAAGCAACCGTCCAGCCGCTCGGCTGGCAGGTGAATGCCGAGGACAAACAAAAGTATTTGCAACTGCAGGACGACGTGGCATCCACGGCATACTGGTACCAGTCGGAGCCGCATGCGGCATTTCCGCCGCTGCTTGACCGGGAAAAGCGGGACGTTACCGTGAAGTAG
- a CDS encoding glycoside hydrolase family 32 protein: protein MDNQTIKDSIRTVKAFRTMLLGDRYRPGYHFAMPEGYGLPGDPNGAFYANGRYHLMYLYENCTSTTGAFNWGHISSHNLVHWRHHPDALVPSNGDNGAFSGGAFVDDDGTAYLSYSSLATNMETMTGGGVGIARSTDRHYEQWEKFDTLAIQSTANGITEVVGKNGEHVYAGSCDPSNIWKKDGVYYMQTGNLCVLGKYGRSEDSPLEARGDWTDLFQSTDLKKWSYVDRFYERDRTNKWTQESEDDMCASFFPLPLSRHGGAPSGKYLQLFISHNKGCQYYIGEYSENRFLPESHGRMTWVDRAFAAPEALTDEKGRQIVWVWIIDNLEDESGFGWSGVYSLPRSVWLGEDHTLRMAPVDELAMLRYNAKPFQAAALSDGDKLELDGINGESSEIKLTIAPGSARKSGLKVRTSPDEEEVTLLYYDAETKELVFDSTRSGAGGWKAREAAPFQLKDSEQLELTVYIDKGVIEIFANERQAITRRVFPERSDSTGVYLFSEGGTASFETIEVWEMMPSNPY, encoded by the coding sequence ATGGACAATCAAACGATAAAAGATTCGATCCGGACCGTCAAAGCGTTTAGGACGATGCTGCTTGGCGACCGTTACCGTCCCGGCTATCACTTTGCCATGCCCGAAGGCTACGGATTGCCGGGCGACCCGAACGGCGCTTTTTATGCGAACGGCAGATATCATCTGATGTATCTCTATGAAAACTGTACGAGCACGACCGGCGCTTTTAATTGGGGGCATATTTCGAGCCACAATCTGGTCCATTGGCGCCATCATCCGGATGCGCTGGTTCCAAGCAACGGGGATAACGGCGCTTTTAGCGGCGGGGCTTTCGTCGATGACGACGGTACCGCGTACCTCTCTTATTCGAGCCTCGCGACCAATATGGAGACGATGACGGGCGGCGGCGTAGGGATCGCTAGAAGCACGGACCGACACTACGAACAGTGGGAAAAATTCGATACGCTGGCGATCCAGAGCACGGCAAACGGCATTACGGAAGTCGTCGGCAAAAATGGCGAGCATGTGTATGCGGGGAGCTGCGATCCAAGCAATATTTGGAAAAAAGACGGCGTGTATTATATGCAAACCGGGAATCTTTGCGTGCTCGGCAAATACGGAAGAAGCGAGGATTCCCCGCTCGAAGCGAGGGGGGATTGGACGGATTTATTTCAATCGACGGATCTGAAGAAATGGTCGTACGTCGACCGCTTTTACGAACGGGACCGCACGAACAAATGGACGCAGGAATCGGAAGACGACATGTGCGCGAGCTTTTTCCCGCTTCCGCTCAGCAGACATGGCGGAGCGCCGAGCGGCAAATACCTGCAGCTTTTCATTTCGCATAACAAGGGCTGTCAATATTATATCGGTGAATACAGCGAGAATAGGTTCTTGCCGGAAAGTCACGGGCGCATGACATGGGTGGACAGGGCGTTCGCCGCTCCGGAAGCCTTGACGGACGAGAAAGGCCGGCAGATCGTATGGGTGTGGATCATCGACAATCTGGAGGACGAGTCAGGCTTCGGGTGGTCGGGCGTGTACAGCCTGCCTAGAAGCGTCTGGCTCGGTGAAGACCATACGTTGCGGATGGCGCCGGTAGACGAGCTTGCCATGCTCAGATATAACGCCAAGCCATTCCAGGCCGCAGCGCTCTCCGATGGCGACAAGCTGGAGCTGGATGGCATAAACGGCGAGTCTTCCGAAATAAAGCTGACGATCGCGCCCGGGTCTGCCCGGAAGTCGGGTCTGAAGGTGCGAACTTCCCCGGACGAGGAAGAAGTCACGCTCCTGTATTACGATGCCGAGACGAAGGAGCTCGTATTCGATTCGACGCGCAGCGGCGCGGGCGGCTGGAAGGCGAGGGAGGCCGCTCCTTTTCAACTGAAAGATTCTGAGCAGCTCGAATTAACGGTTTATATCGATAAAGGCGTGATCGAGATTTTCGCCAACGAGCGGCAAGCGATCACAAGACGGGTGTTTCCGGAAAGATCGGACAGCACGGGCGTATATCTTTTCAGCGAGGGCGGCACGGCTTCCTTCGAGACGATTGAGGTCTGGGAAATGATGCCGTCGAACCCCTATTAA
- a CDS encoding SGNH/GDSL hydrolase family protein yields the protein MLTSFSGLAVVPTKPASMNVIVEPGRIATGNRVIERAEAATVCIRVAGQRRYNDQRYRIVGEGTASPSGWNGENIRGTAGMPYQRMVPGSLQVYAKDRGKRYVPEADYTQDSYWGTIKRHPQGKIDVDEELSIDYAVWLCRYDAIVLLDDGTIRVVEGDSEAPESRELLLPEPPAVETGFVLAHVFTGWGQSCIYGGGSSIATNRSSTPRPAASLPVITGRYEDMAERTYVVEVSAAEVVSEGLGQERYEYRIGTTGEDYGTNQSLTMDTLRWTEARMLPDDRKLPLLLQSAYGYPVSWGLELDFLPLGADTDEDLSGTYYITAFPEMIFDRRQALDGSDPLDVIPLEQRGHLDGFREKAASGRPVRIAFFGASNARHGLWPAQVVVALRQAYPQTKISTSVIAYGGEEMRHGRHRFHHEVLSVAPDLIVMEYFINDVCHGQIGETEEAARYLLQSICDAGIPCILLTNNGANPLFSKNGSSGSFQRYHDLYRGLAAEYKVAFVGGYSYFRNLHWFGKYFITELKGNMVNHPYGLVDQNWGLFDRVFSGAILKILL from the coding sequence ATGTTAACAAGTTTTTCGGGCCTGGCGGTCGTACCTACGAAGCCGGCATCCATGAATGTAATCGTCGAGCCTGGACGCATCGCGACGGGCAATCGGGTCATCGAGCGGGCCGAAGCCGCAACGGTATGTATTCGCGTGGCCGGACAAAGGCGGTATAACGACCAACGCTACCGGATCGTTGGCGAAGGTACGGCTTCCCCGAGCGGCTGGAACGGCGAAAATATTCGCGGCACCGCGGGGATGCCTTACCAGCGCATGGTTCCCGGTTCGCTGCAGGTGTACGCAAAGGACCGCGGGAAGCGGTACGTGCCGGAAGCCGATTATACGCAAGACAGCTATTGGGGCACCATCAAGCGCCATCCGCAGGGGAAGATCGACGTCGATGAAGAGCTTTCCATCGATTACGCCGTATGGCTGTGCAGATATGACGCCATCGTCCTGCTCGATGACGGCACGATCCGCGTTGTCGAAGGGGACAGCGAAGCGCCGGAGTCTCGCGAGCTGCTGCTGCCCGAGCCGCCGGCGGTAGAGACGGGTTTTGTCCTTGCCCATGTATTCACGGGATGGGGCCAATCCTGTATTTATGGCGGGGGAAGCAGCATCGCAACGAACCGTTCGTCGACTCCACGGCCTGCGGCTTCGCTGCCGGTTATAACGGGACGCTACGAGGACATGGCGGAACGCACCTACGTCGTCGAGGTTAGCGCCGCGGAAGTCGTATCAGAGGGATTGGGCCAGGAGAGGTATGAATACAGAATCGGAACGACGGGAGAGGATTACGGCACGAACCAATCCTTGACGATGGATACGCTGCGTTGGACGGAAGCCAGGATGCTTCCCGACGACCGTAAGCTGCCGCTGCTGCTGCAATCCGCCTATGGATATCCGGTAAGCTGGGGACTGGAGCTGGACTTTTTGCCGCTCGGGGCGGATACAGACGAGGACTTGTCAGGGACGTACTACATCACGGCTTTTCCGGAAATGATATTCGATCGCAGACAAGCACTTGACGGGAGCGATCCGCTGGATGTTATTCCCCTGGAGCAGCGCGGTCATCTGGACGGCTTCAGGGAGAAGGCGGCTTCAGGCAGGCCTGTACGCATCGCTTTTTTCGGCGCAAGCAACGCGCGTCACGGATTATGGCCTGCGCAAGTCGTCGTCGCGCTCAGGCAAGCCTATCCGCAGACGAAGATCTCGACTTCGGTCATTGCCTATGGCGGGGAGGAGATGCGACATGGCAGGCACCGCTTTCATCACGAAGTTTTGAGCGTTGCGCCGGACTTGATCGTGATGGAGTATTTTATCAACGACGTATGCCACGGCCAGATCGGGGAGACCGAAGAAGCCGCGCGTTATTTATTGCAAAGCATATGCGATGCCGGCATCCCTTGCATTCTCCTGACGAACAATGGCGCCAACCCGCTATTCTCCAAAAACGGCTCATCCGGCAGCTTTCAACGATACCATGACCTGTACCGCGGCTTGGCCGCCGAATACAAGGTGGCTTTTGTCGGAGGCTACAGCTACTTCAGAAACCTTCACTGGTTCGGCAAATACTTCATTACGGAGCTGAAAGGTAATATGGTCAATCATCCCTACGGGCTTGTCGATCAAAATTGGGGACTGTTCGATCGCGTGTTCAGCGGCGCTATATTAAAAATACTCCTATAG